A region from the Candidatus Electrothrix scaldis genome encodes:
- a CDS encoding SIR2 family protein — protein sequence MKKILILSANPADTNRLRFDKEIREIQQRLKNAKYGRDITTVQELAVNISDLQDALLEHEPDVVHFCGHGEKAGLFVESSSDSSILVPSDSLATLFSLCATHVKCVILNSCHSESLAELIHQYIPFVIGMKKEVLDTAAIEFAGGLYAAVGAGKTIEEAFKFGKNAIELHNLPDHQTPILLKRDLTSHCSAADSPAHAAPGKIISSGSTSSTTSRMPKHTLPQGLMDAHQAGKLIPVVGAGVSMSLKDAEGKNLFPSWKQLLEYAAESLRREDKEKHAIGIAAMLMLDKFQEAANLANEGLTGRLWTNFFAKYIEEPLDKISDDNLSLPKAIWSISNRIITLNYDKVLRAACPNIARLKELDNKNSAGLSEFTNSRNTSPMVWHLHGRTDNISTLIFTAESYRKLYAEADAEYQAALEVFRGICRDNILLFVGCSLEDAELLQEMVKQYELFDKNTGPHYALVREENKAAIEQKIEGIPLKLVTFSSFGEPLLGLIQEIVQPAVPEPTLLSEEPDKVREEEPAPSPVKNKKETVRIVLLSASPLDNEQEYWQLKEFRRIKNHIDHYSLSIANLNDLQGYDYILILTKVVKGKLLIENDYLCSERISFEDLVDNIGNETTNGLFFFVDQLPDEESIAGIQLLTLVFPSEDKKLFQAVGFQLFQKNNLEYFKDYIILNPDAFVLHPLNTKIPGNNLQKEKTPLPDSIDHKVLNGFVGRSDDLKNICRELMEMGEGEILTIKGSGGIGKTHTVKKIAVALADRAQFPGGIHFIDCEPVTDSKLFQFKAATVFGLELAEAPWQHLRDHYDGKERLVIFDNFEPLLHLEDTEKIKEILGKVTDYAKVVVTSREVLGVEAEKEYTIRPMVTDEAVELFQANFTAAENEVELLRQEILSRILDNNPLAIKLITANLPKGKSLEKLKEELEDDLFSTISDEELNIFDSESDRNIDRKRSIYGSILYSYRHLSEQEKIIFELLSLFPDGIDLEEFKRLTSKTEKKEKQLPLLITDRMVKALHDKSMIENNGGQLKHQSIIGRFAQAMIQQRKDLAPLYRNAFFYNRRLIAALIDGRSRSSSQSRALKIFSSQQRNFLAAIRYCDLFEANNEELLDYLDDSAVLFVDICSLDGFVSELTKKNNLFQGNERKCAEVILQWSRYYNGEFDQSFAVLQCLLPLGKISSLNREIVSEELLAENALDIYIMEGNVLWAAEYSSQKQRHETGSYPDVLLYIGEYDSNLAKLCQEDFFTFELLTNLDEIQIEKIDSYLEIQHEKNHIEKMQVSYTRAKLEPLPKEKIKPLVIVNPYTRGLKQLMLAFVESDTELTDQLYQEAAEHLWHIRYYHVEALYFHAKFLQQHGADKFSEIYQRGLDLTEKHHYRFLQYRFEELANPTGQPYDARNYPLPDNQDFSEYINFLIT from the coding sequence ATGAAAAAGATCCTCATTCTATCCGCGAATCCAGCGGATACAAACCGGCTTCGTTTTGATAAAGAAATTCGTGAAATCCAGCAGCGACTAAAGAACGCCAAATATGGTAGAGACATAACCACCGTACAGGAATTAGCGGTCAATATTTCAGACTTGCAAGATGCGTTACTAGAGCACGAACCTGATGTTGTCCATTTTTGTGGGCACGGAGAAAAGGCAGGTCTCTTCGTAGAAAGCTCCTCGGATAGCTCCATATTAGTTCCGTCAGATAGCCTTGCTACTTTATTCTCCCTTTGTGCAACTCACGTAAAATGTGTGATACTCAACTCTTGTCATTCTGAATCATTAGCAGAGTTAATTCATCAATACATCCCCTTTGTTATTGGGATGAAAAAAGAAGTACTCGACACTGCTGCTATAGAGTTTGCTGGTGGTCTATATGCGGCCGTAGGAGCAGGAAAGACCATCGAAGAGGCCTTTAAATTTGGAAAAAATGCTATAGAATTGCATAACCTCCCTGACCATCAAACCCCGATTTTATTAAAGCGAGACCTCACCTCCCACTGTAGCGCTGCTGATTCCCCAGCACATGCAGCTCCAGGAAAAATAATTTCCTCAGGTTCAACTTCATCTACCACCTCCAGAATGCCCAAACATACCCTCCCGCAAGGCCTCATGGATGCTCATCAGGCTGGCAAACTCATTCCTGTTGTTGGTGCTGGCGTGTCCATGTCACTGAAGGATGCCGAAGGAAAGAACCTCTTTCCCAGCTGGAAGCAATTGTTGGAATATGCTGCTGAATCTTTACGAAGAGAGGATAAAGAAAAGCACGCAATCGGCATAGCAGCTATGCTGATGCTCGATAAATTCCAAGAAGCTGCAAATCTCGCCAATGAGGGACTGACTGGCCGTTTATGGACAAACTTCTTTGCGAAATATATTGAGGAGCCTCTGGACAAGATCTCTGACGATAACTTGTCCCTGCCAAAGGCCATCTGGAGCATCAGTAATCGCATCATCACCTTGAATTACGATAAGGTATTACGAGCAGCCTGCCCCAATATTGCCCGACTCAAGGAACTGGATAATAAAAATTCAGCAGGGTTATCTGAATTTACCAACAGCAGGAACACAAGCCCGATGGTCTGGCACCTGCATGGCAGGACTGATAATATTTCCACTCTGATTTTCACTGCTGAGAGCTATCGCAAACTCTATGCTGAAGCAGATGCTGAATACCAAGCAGCGCTGGAGGTCTTCCGGGGAATCTGCCGCGATAATATCCTCCTCTTTGTGGGTTGCAGCCTTGAGGATGCCGAACTCCTTCAGGAAATGGTCAAACAGTACGAGTTGTTTGATAAAAATACCGGACCGCATTATGCACTGGTTCGGGAGGAGAACAAGGCGGCTATTGAGCAGAAAATAGAAGGAATACCACTTAAACTGGTGACTTTTTCTTCCTTTGGTGAACCCTTGTTGGGTCTCATTCAGGAAATTGTCCAGCCTGCCGTCCCGGAGCCCACTCTGCTTTCAGAAGAACCAGATAAGGTGCGCGAAGAAGAGCCCGCCCCGAGTCCGGTAAAAAACAAGAAAGAAACCGTCCGAATCGTCCTGCTTTCTGCCAGTCCATTGGATAACGAGCAGGAGTATTGGCAACTCAAGGAATTCCGGAGAATTAAGAATCATATTGATCACTACAGTCTGAGCATTGCGAATCTCAATGATTTACAAGGCTATGACTACATCTTGATTCTGACCAAGGTGGTCAAGGGTAAGTTGCTCATAGAAAACGACTACCTTTGTAGTGAGCGAATCAGTTTTGAGGACCTGGTGGACAATATTGGTAATGAGACAACCAACGGGCTGTTTTTCTTTGTTGATCAGCTTCCTGATGAAGAGAGCATTGCAGGTATCCAGCTCCTGACTTTAGTTTTTCCTTCGGAGGATAAAAAGCTCTTTCAGGCGGTCGGCTTCCAGCTCTTCCAGAAAAATAATCTCGAATACTTCAAAGATTACATCATCCTGAACCCAGACGCTTTTGTGCTTCATCCCTTGAACACAAAGATTCCCGGAAACAATCTCCAGAAGGAAAAAACGCCGCTTCCTGACAGCATCGATCATAAGGTGCTTAACGGTTTTGTGGGGCGCAGTGACGATCTGAAAAATATCTGTCGTGAGCTTATGGAAATGGGTGAAGGGGAAATCCTGACCATCAAAGGTTCTGGCGGGATCGGCAAAACGCACACGGTGAAAAAAATCGCTGTGGCCCTGGCTGATCGTGCGCAGTTTCCCGGTGGTATCCATTTCATTGACTGCGAACCTGTCACGGACAGCAAGCTGTTTCAGTTCAAGGCGGCTACGGTCTTTGGCTTGGAGTTGGCTGAGGCCCCCTGGCAGCATCTCCGTGATCATTATGATGGCAAGGAGCGCCTGGTCATCTTTGATAATTTCGAGCCGTTGCTCCATCTTGAAGATACGGAGAAAATCAAAGAGATTCTCGGTAAGGTGACGGATTATGCCAAGGTCGTGGTTACCTCCAGGGAGGTGCTGGGAGTAGAGGCGGAGAAAGAGTACACCATCCGCCCGATGGTCACGGATGAGGCAGTTGAGCTGTTTCAAGCCAACTTTACTGCTGCTGAGAATGAGGTGGAGCTGTTGCGTCAGGAAATCCTCAGCAGGATTTTGGATAATAATCCGCTGGCTATCAAGTTGATTACAGCCAACCTGCCCAAGGGGAAGAGTTTGGAAAAGTTGAAGGAGGAGTTGGAAGATGATCTCTTCAGCACCATCAGCGATGAAGAACTTAATATCTTTGATAGTGAGTCTGACCGTAATATTGATCGAAAGCGTTCAATCTACGGGTCCATACTTTATTCTTATCGGCATTTGAGTGAACAGGAGAAAATAATTTTTGAGCTGCTCTCACTGTTTCCTGATGGAATTGATCTGGAAGAGTTCAAGAGATTGACCAGTAAGACGGAAAAGAAGGAAAAACAGCTTCCTTTGCTGATTACAGATAGAATGGTCAAAGCCTTACATGATAAATCGATGATTGAAAATAACGGTGGGCAGCTCAAACATCAGTCTATTATTGGTCGTTTTGCTCAGGCTATGATTCAACAACGGAAAGATCTCGCTCCACTTTATCGTAATGCATTTTTTTATAATCGCAGATTAATTGCAGCACTCATTGACGGTAGAAGTAGATCATCGAGTCAAAGTCGTGCATTAAAAATATTCAGTAGCCAGCAGAGGAATTTTCTTGCCGCAATTAGGTATTGCGATCTCTTCGAAGCGAATAATGAAGAATTATTGGACTATCTTGATGATTCAGCAGTTTTATTTGTGGATATTTGTTCGCTAGATGGTTTCGTTTCTGAATTAACGAAAAAAAACAATCTATTTCAAGGAAATGAGAGAAAATGCGCTGAAGTTATCTTGCAATGGTCTAGATATTATAATGGTGAGTTTGATCAATCTTTTGCAGTACTCCAATGTTTATTGCCACTAGGAAAGATTAGTTCGTTGAACAGGGAAATTGTTAGTGAAGAGCTGTTAGCTGAAAATGCATTAGATATTTATATTATGGAAGGTAACGTTCTTTGGGCAGCAGAATATTCTTCGCAGAAACAACGTCATGAAACTGGTAGCTATCCAGATGTCCTGTTGTATATTGGTGAATACGATTCTAACTTAGCAAAATTATGTCAGGAAGATTTTTTTACTTTTGAGCTATTGACGAATCTAGATGAAATTCAGATTGAAAAAATTGATAGCTATCTTGAAATACAGCATGAAAAAAATCATATTGAAAAAATGCAGGTCAGCTACACCCGTGCAAAGCTAGAGCCATTACCGAAAGAAAAAATTAAACCTCTGGTTATCGTTAATCCCTATACTAGAGGGCTAAAACAACTCATGTTGGCTTTTGTCGAATCAGACACTGAACTCACAGACCAGCTTTATCAAGAAGCAGCAGAGCATCTCTGGCATATTCGCTATTATCATGTTGAAGCTCTCTATTTTCATGCTAAGTTTCTTCAGCAACATGGCGCTGATAAATTCTCAGAGATATATCAGCGGGGTTTAGATCTCACGGAGAAACACCATTATCGTTTTCTCCAATACCGATTTGAGGAACTAGCTAACCCCACCGGCCAACCCTATGATGCACGCAATTATCCCCTGCCGGATAATCAGGATTTCAGTGAATACATTAATTTTCTTATTACCTAA
- a CDS encoding DUF3369 domain-containing protein yields the protein MRLVRKKNDPAGPHEEVVMQPWKILVIDDEPSVHTLTQLILKRMEFAGRKVQLLSAFSAQEAKEVLSRESDIAVALVDVVMESEHAGLDLVEYIREELCNRHVRLVIRTGQAGSAPEREVIDHYDIDDYKDKTELTAQKLYTAIRSALKAYRDIMIIDSNRQGLECILNATPGLYLPNFESIDQFFQGVLQQLIGLCQLGKNGLLCTVNGFISTFDSNHAQFRAGTGDFIQQKNNDQPSECTDIIQTCSNIIKEGREPRPGELKPGSLLLPLGNKQQTPGFIYLENTHFLSDDDQHLIQVLVNQCSAALENLKLHFELKEANRDSLYMLAVAAEFKDKVTGAHIQRIAEYTRLLAEEMGMPEDEVRNIAQSSMLHDIGKLGIPDAILLKKGGLNKTELDVMRDHTTLGYRILEKHHGFQQAREIALNHHERWDGTGYPRGLKGEEIPLTARIVSVADVYDALLHERPYKEAWTPERCIETLQANAGTQFDPTVVAAFVRLAERGIVPVQLEKTSPEIND from the coding sequence ATGCGACTCGTCAGAAAAAAGAATGACCCTGCTGGGCCACACGAGGAAGTCGTCATGCAACCTTGGAAAATACTGGTTATTGACGATGAACCTTCAGTCCACACCCTGACCCAGCTTATCTTAAAGCGTATGGAATTCGCTGGCCGTAAGGTGCAGCTGCTTTCTGCTTTTTCCGCTCAGGAAGCCAAGGAGGTCCTGAGCAGGGAGAGCGATATTGCCGTAGCCTTGGTGGATGTGGTTATGGAAAGCGAGCACGCAGGCCTGGACCTTGTGGAGTATATCCGGGAAGAGCTCTGCAATCGGCATGTGCGGCTGGTGATCCGTACTGGCCAAGCTGGCTCGGCCCCGGAGCGCGAGGTGATTGATCATTATGATATTGATGATTATAAGGACAAAACTGAATTAACAGCCCAGAAACTCTACACCGCGATTCGTTCGGCGCTCAAGGCCTATCGCGACATCATGATCATTGACAGCAACAGGCAGGGGCTGGAGTGCATCCTGAATGCCACGCCAGGACTATATCTCCCGAATTTCGAATCAATAGATCAATTTTTTCAGGGTGTCTTACAGCAGCTTATCGGCCTTTGTCAGTTAGGAAAAAACGGTCTGCTCTGCACAGTCAACGGTTTCATATCCACCTTTGACAGCAATCACGCCCAGTTTCGCGCAGGAACCGGGGACTTTATTCAACAGAAGAACAATGATCAACCCTCTGAATGCACAGATATTATCCAAACCTGTTCAAACATTATTAAGGAAGGGCGCGAACCCCGCCCCGGCGAACTGAAACCAGGCTCTCTCTTGCTGCCTCTGGGAAATAAGCAACAGACACCAGGTTTTATCTACTTGGAAAATACCCATTTTCTCAGTGATGATGATCAGCACCTTATCCAGGTTCTGGTGAACCAATGTTCAGCTGCCCTGGAAAATCTCAAACTTCATTTTGAGCTGAAAGAAGCCAACCGGGACTCCCTGTATATGCTGGCTGTGGCCGCAGAATTTAAGGATAAAGTTACAGGTGCTCATATTCAGCGCATTGCCGAATATACCCGCTTACTGGCAGAGGAAATGGGGATGCCGGAAGACGAGGTGAGAAATATTGCTCAGTCCAGTATGCTGCACGATATCGGCAAACTGGGCATACCCGATGCCATCCTGCTCAAAAAAGGCGGTCTGAACAAAACAGAACTTGATGTCATGCGGGACCACACCACCCTGGGATACCGTATCCTGGAAAAACATCATGGATTTCAGCAAGCCAGAGAGATTGCTCTCAATCATCATGAACGTTGGGATGGCACCGGCTATCCAAGAGGACTCAAGGGAGAGGAAATCCCTTTAACGGCCCGCATAGTCTCTGTCGCAGATGTCTATGATGCCCTTTTGCACGAGCGCCCATATAAAGAGGCATGGACCCCGGAACGCTGCATTGAGACCTTGCAGGCAAATGCAGGCACCCAGTTTGATCCAACTGTGGTTGCAGCCTTTGTCCGTTTAGCAGAGCGAGGTATTGTCCCTGTCCAACTGGAAAAAACTTCCCCTGAAATAAACGATTGA
- a CDS encoding IS1380 family transposase produces MKSKQNKRSARVSPKKIQINKGAKGVTAQAGLIPAVKFLQKHNVGQLIQETLEHQRGATATYDAVDIIFLPLIAIIGGARSISNIATVWADSVLCRIAGWRLIPDETTFGRLFRTFSYRHINNLEVLNHRLRARMWRKGLRSGKSKVGAAHCLVVDVDSTEKTVYGSQQGAAKGFNPHKRGAKSYHPLLAFCAESKEILQGWLRCGNAYTSNGIVEFTKQLLAHLPNGTRILFRGDSGFFVGALLDLLDQYGHSYLIKVKLKGLVTLLSKQSWEPVPGQAGWEQCIFFHKCTTWSSTRLFVAVRREKPADPAKPATLFEMKEFDYFCYVVSEIADPWQVHKRYGQRATCETWIEEAKNQTALVHIKTEDFWANSVLFQTAILAYNTIRWMALLSGNAVLRRWEPGTIRTFLVRVAGKYTTGGRQQKLFVPERMLYSTQWDDWVAVGLY; encoded by the coding sequence ATGAAGTCTAAACAGAATAAACGATCTGCCCGAGTCTCGCCCAAAAAAATACAAATTAATAAAGGAGCAAAAGGGGTTACAGCACAGGCAGGCTTGATTCCTGCCGTAAAGTTCCTGCAAAAACATAATGTTGGCCAGCTTATCCAGGAAACTTTAGAACATCAACGCGGAGCCACCGCCACTTATGATGCAGTTGATATAATATTTCTCCCTTTGATAGCTATTATCGGCGGAGCTCGTTCTATCAGCAATATTGCAACAGTCTGGGCAGATAGCGTACTTTGCCGGATAGCAGGATGGCGGTTAATCCCGGACGAAACAACCTTTGGCCGCCTTTTTCGAACATTCAGCTATCGTCATATCAATAACCTGGAAGTTCTTAATCATCGGTTGCGTGCTCGCATGTGGCGTAAGGGATTGCGATCCGGGAAAAGTAAAGTCGGTGCAGCCCACTGTCTGGTTGTTGATGTGGATTCCACAGAAAAGACGGTATACGGTTCTCAGCAAGGAGCGGCCAAAGGGTTTAATCCACATAAACGCGGTGCAAAATCGTATCATCCTCTGCTTGCATTTTGCGCTGAAAGCAAAGAGATATTGCAAGGGTGGCTTCGATGCGGCAATGCCTATACAAGTAATGGTATTGTCGAGTTTACCAAGCAACTTCTGGCACACCTTCCCAATGGAACCCGGATTTTGTTCAGGGGCGACAGCGGTTTTTTTGTTGGTGCCCTGCTTGATCTTTTGGATCAGTATGGTCATAGTTACCTGATCAAGGTTAAGCTCAAGGGGCTGGTCACCCTTCTGTCCAAACAATCCTGGGAGCCGGTCCCCGGGCAGGCCGGTTGGGAACAATGTATCTTTTTTCATAAATGTACGACCTGGTCTTCGACCCGACTCTTTGTTGCGGTCCGCAGAGAGAAACCGGCTGACCCGGCAAAACCAGCGACCCTGTTTGAGATGAAGGAGTTCGATTACTTCTGTTATGTGGTCAGTGAGATTGCTGATCCATGGCAGGTCCACAAACGATACGGCCAACGAGCAACTTGTGAAACCTGGATTGAGGAAGCAAAAAACCAGACTGCGTTGGTACATATCAAGACAGAAGATTTCTGGGCAAATAGTGTGTTGTTTCAAACTGCTATTCTGGCATACAACACGATACGATGGATGGCTTTATTGAGCGGTAATGCTGTATTACGTCGCTGGGAGCCAGGTACAATTCGTACATTTCTCGTTCGGGTGGCTGGGAAGTATACTACTGGTGGACGGCAGCAAAAGCTATTTGTTCCCGAACGAATGCTGTATTCCACTCAGTGGGATGACTGGGTGGCGGTGGGGCTGTACTGA
- a CDS encoding transposase, producing MHNKNIKRIVQKELKKNYPNWNRLNRKTKKEISRKVLAQVAGEYDFKQEISASSDELLGVEQQVQTKGIISLDQMADIVNESKNNNIMKLCGKSRFAKYIKDEELRFIDQLLDNEIINRLLAYEGYSPAMRDLFPHNMFRAELLKTIKYPEISYRKFCDKEYLGLDRKQNRAFIGLSLREKAIIDHTQLSKFRHSLTFVQQINITVYILHHFLQSGMLGDHILHGVDSTELANECKIPLASLNINGQNIRIYSDLDSGCGKRRNKRDKSVYVVGYRLHTLTAIDTETGHSFPIISLLAPANHHDSHFLSLLVDVAQAMGVEVKLVTADTAYHDNDGSLHGKTGIYVTTPPCSTVSTPDNVDTANGTVFCHNECSVPMEYAGVDEDHHEYKCAANTGECLLKGSCPQCRSISLDRGFFQRIPYHVEQIREAHDIRKNCERPFNLLKHQTGLETVRVRGQSAITVRCTFSSISLLLLKMAGTRKKEPAKKSPQLPLFKMAA from the coding sequence ATGCATAATAAAAATATCAAACGTATCGTACAAAAAGAGCTCAAGAAAAACTATCCCAATTGGAACCGTCTGAATCGAAAAACCAAAAAAGAAATCTCTCGAAAAGTTCTTGCGCAGGTCGCAGGCGAGTATGATTTTAAACAGGAGATTTCAGCCTCGTCGGATGAGCTGCTCGGCGTGGAGCAACAGGTTCAGACAAAAGGCATTATCAGCCTTGACCAGATGGCTGATATTGTCAATGAATCAAAAAATAACAATATCATGAAGCTTTGCGGAAAAAGTCGTTTCGCCAAATATATCAAAGATGAAGAACTCCGGTTTATCGACCAGCTGCTTGACAACGAAATTATCAATCGCCTGTTAGCTTATGAGGGCTATAGTCCTGCTATGCGGGACTTATTTCCTCACAACATGTTTCGTGCCGAACTGCTCAAGACGATCAAGTATCCAGAAATAAGCTACCGAAAATTCTGTGATAAAGAATACCTCGGCCTTGACCGCAAACAGAACCGCGCCTTTATCGGATTGTCATTGCGTGAAAAAGCAATTATTGACCATACTCAGCTCAGCAAATTCCGTCATTCCCTTACATTTGTCCAACAAATTAATATTACGGTGTATATTTTGCACCATTTTTTGCAGTCCGGGATGCTTGGTGACCATATTCTGCACGGAGTGGACTCTACCGAACTGGCCAATGAATGTAAAATCCCCTTGGCTTCACTAAATATCAATGGCCAAAACATACGTATTTACAGTGATCTCGATAGCGGCTGTGGAAAACGACGCAACAAGCGTGACAAATCTGTATACGTAGTCGGCTATCGTCTGCATACGTTAACCGCGATTGATACTGAAACCGGTCATAGTTTTCCGATTATCTCCCTGCTTGCACCGGCAAATCACCATGACAGCCATTTTCTTTCGCTTTTGGTTGATGTGGCGCAGGCTATGGGCGTTGAGGTGAAACTGGTCACCGCCGATACTGCCTATCATGACAATGACGGATCATTGCACGGCAAAACAGGTATATACGTGACAACCCCACCCTGTTCCACAGTATCTACACCGGACAATGTTGATACCGCCAATGGCACGGTTTTCTGCCATAACGAATGTTCTGTTCCTATGGAGTATGCGGGCGTTGACGAAGATCATCACGAGTATAAATGCGCAGCAAATACAGGTGAATGCCTTCTTAAAGGAAGCTGCCCTCAATGTCGAAGCATATCATTAGACAGAGGCTTTTTCCAGCGAATACCTTACCATGTCGAGCAGATACGGGAGGCGCATGATATTCGCAAGAACTGTGAACGGCCTTTCAATCTGTTAAAGCATCAAACCGGTCTTGAAACCGTTCGGGTTCGCGGTCAGTCCGCAATCACAGTTCGATGTACGTTCAGCAGCATCTCTTTGTTATTGTTAAAAATGGCAGGAACCCGCAAAAAAGAACCTGCTAAAAAGTCACCGCAACTGCCGCTCTTCAAAATGGCAGCATAA
- the lpxB gene encoding lipid-A-disaccharide synthase: MTTHIMIVAGEASGDMHGARLVEAMQAMQPDLSFSGIGGKELAAAGVEMLFDASKLAVVGITEVLSHLGDILAARKALIRRMQDEKPALLILIDYPDFNLLLAAKAKKMGIPVFYYISPQVWAWRSGRVKKIGKLTNRVGVILPFEKDFYASRGIEVDFVGHPLKDTVKKDKVLTRDKFIRDHNLPIDPETRIIGLLPGSRSKEIRSLLPDFLAAARILVNKEPEQKWAFLLPQASTISEELLLESGLATCRANTDKQLAIHVLTDNRYDLMAACDAVVAASGTVTLELAILGIPTLTTYRVSPRTYRLGRLLVRHIRFFSLVNLIADKEVIPELLQDDVTPETIAEHLQRMITDRVYRTTLLQGLAEVDEKLGPPGCAQRAAELAFTCMDKDG; the protein is encoded by the coding sequence ATGACCACCCATATTATGATTGTAGCCGGAGAGGCCTCCGGTGACATGCACGGCGCCCGATTGGTAGAAGCTATGCAGGCCATGCAGCCTGATCTCTCTTTTTCCGGCATTGGCGGCAAAGAACTGGCTGCGGCCGGTGTAGAGATGCTTTTTGATGCCTCCAAACTGGCCGTAGTGGGCATCACAGAGGTACTGAGCCATCTCGGCGACATCCTGGCGGCCCGCAAGGCCCTGATTCGCCGGATGCAGGATGAAAAACCTGCCCTGCTGATCCTGATTGACTACCCGGATTTCAACCTCCTGCTTGCAGCCAAGGCAAAGAAGATGGGTATCCCGGTCTTCTATTATATCAGCCCTCAGGTCTGGGCTTGGCGGAGCGGACGGGTAAAAAAGATCGGCAAATTAACCAACCGAGTGGGGGTTATTCTTCCCTTTGAAAAGGATTTCTATGCCTCCCGAGGAATTGAGGTGGATTTTGTCGGCCATCCGCTCAAAGACACAGTGAAAAAAGACAAGGTACTCACCAGAGATAAGTTCATTCGTGACCATAATCTCCCGATTGATCCTGAGACACGGATTATTGGCCTTCTCCCTGGCAGTCGTTCCAAGGAAATCCGTTCTCTGTTACCTGATTTTCTTGCTGCCGCCCGAATCCTGGTTAACAAAGAACCTGAACAAAAATGGGCTTTTCTCCTGCCCCAAGCCTCCACGATTTCGGAAGAGCTGTTGCTGGAAAGCGGCTTGGCCACCTGTCGGGCAAACACAGACAAGCAACTTGCTATCCATGTCCTTACCGATAATCGCTATGATCTGATGGCTGCCTGCGATGCCGTAGTTGCCGCTTCCGGCACGGTCACCCTTGAGCTTGCCATTCTCGGCATCCCTACCCTGACCACCTATCGGGTTTCCCCCCGGACCTATCGCCTGGGCCGTTTGCTTGTTCGCCATATCCGCTTTTTCTCCCTGGTCAACCTGATTGCTGACAAAGAGGTTATTCCAGAACTCTTGCAGGATGACGTCACACCTGAGACTATTGCTGAGCATCTTCAGCGTATGATAACTGACCGTGTTTACAGAACGACTCTTCTTCAGGGGCTCGCTGAGGTCGATGAAAAACTCGGCCCGCCAGGATGCGCACAACGAGCTGCTGAACTTGCCTTTACTTGTATGGATAAGGATGGATAA